A window from Citrus sinensis cultivar Valencia sweet orange chromosome 3, DVS_A1.0, whole genome shotgun sequence encodes these proteins:
- the LOC102613083 gene encoding putative E3 ubiquitin-protein ligase XBAT34 isoform X1, which yields MGQSLNSMNQHQQRQSKDELLYQWVITGDVDAIRALRSQGASLEWMDKEGKTPLIVACMDSGLINVAKTLIELGANINAYRPGGRGGTPLHHAAKRGLEPTVRLLLSCGANALVRNDDCHTALGVARIKGHINVVRAIESHICYFCGWLREFYGPSFLEALAPQLMSRKIWVVVIPCGTANPSQPLRFELVIYPSLQDVQPRAVIALWKAKIDEPKFHQPDPSLTIYDQATKIRYKFASANEGDKHQLQWLYNACRGTSQFLPSANNHQSAEAINANGWGNSANAESHNGWGAAARTEASCSGWMDEPKKEDYKGWGDEQAKEDYNGWGASNSEPVCGKREDGQTHNTPAPILQTSTRISGKEDYNGWGVPNFEPIFKQSQDVQTLANPAPFSQISNRNSSSASAAPSAPPIPEVESGEGPIRYPSVENSVADLHVPVLEDGVSASNVKDDGSSSSCVICWEAPVEGACVPCGHMAGCMSCLSEIKAKKGDCPVCRTKINQVIRLYTV from the exons ATGGGGCAAAGTCTGAATTCGATGAACCAACATCAACAACGACAATCCAAAGATGAGTTGCTCTATCAATGGGTCATCACCGGCGACGTGGACGCCATCAGAGCACTTCGCAGCCAAGGCGCTAGCCTCGAG TGGATGGACAAGGAAGGAAAGACCCCCTTAATCGTGGCTTGCATGGATTCTGGGTTAATAAATGTTGCTAAAACTCTCATTGAATTGGGTGCCAACATCAATGCTTACCGCCCCG GTGGTCGTGGTGGAACTCCATTGCATCATGCAGCAAAAAGGGGATTGGAACCAACTGTTAGGTTACTTCTCTCTTGTGGAG CCAATGCTCTTGTGAGGAATGATGATTGTCACACTGCACTTGGTGTTGCAAGAATTAAGGGGCATATTAATGTTGTCCGTGCAATTGAG AGTCATATTTGCTATTTCTGTGGCTGGCTGCGGGAGTTTTATGGTCCAAGCTTTCTTGAAGCTTTAGCTCCTCAATTGATGTCAAGAAAAAT TTGGGTTGTTGTTATACCTTGCGGTACTGCTAATCCCTCACAGCCTCTTAGATTTGAGCTTGTCATATATCCTAGTTTGCAg GATGTCCAGCCTCGTGCAGTCATTGCCCTTTGGAAGGCCAAAATTGATGAACCCAAGTTTCATCAACCTGATCCTTCACTCACTATATATGACCAGGCTACAA AAATTCGATATAAGTTTGCATCTGCCAATGAGGGTGACAAACACCAGCTTCAGTGGTTATATAATGCATGCAGAGGAACTTCTCAG TTTTTGCCTTCCGCAAATAACCACCAGAGTGCTGAAGCAATTAATGCAAATGGTTGGGGAAATTCTGCAAATGCTGAGAGTCACAATGGTTGGGGAGCTGCTGCACGTACAGAGGCAAGCTGTAGTGGGTGGATGGatgaaccaaaaaaagaagactACAAAGGGTGGGGAGATGAACAAGCAAAAGAAGACTACAATGGGTGGGGTGCGTCCAATTCTGAGCCAGTTTGTGGAAAAAGAGAAGATGGCCAAACCCATAATACCCCTGCCCCTATTCTCCAAACAAGCACCAGAATTTCAGGAAAAGAAGACTACAATGGGTGGGGTGTGCCCAATTTTGAGCCAATTTTCAAACAAAGTCAAGATGTCCAAACCCTTGCAAACCCTGCCCCTTTTTCTCAAATAAGCAATAGAAATTCTTCATCAGCTTCTGCAGCTCCATCAGCTCCGCCCATTCCTGAGGTGGAATCCGGTGAAGGGCCAATCCGCTATCCATCGGTTGAAAACAGTGTGGCAGACTTGCATGTTCCTGTTTTAGAGGATGGAGTTTCTGCATCAAATGTAAAGGATGATGGCAGTTCTTCCTCATGTGTAATATGCTGGGAAGCTCCTGTAGAAGGTGCGTGCGTTCCATGCGGTCATATGGCTGGTTGCATGTCATGTTTAAGTGAGATTAAGGCCAAGAAAGGTGATTGTCCTGTTTGCAGAACCAAGATAAATCAGGTGATAAGACTCTATACTGTCTGA
- the LOC102612575 gene encoding U-box domain-containing protein 3 isoform X1: MDETSERCLINSISRFIHLVSCQTIKLKPIQKDYKTMAGALKLLKPLLDEVVDYKIPLDEVLNKECEELDMVVNEAREFMENWSPKMSKIFSVLHSEPLMMKIQSSSIEICHILYRLLQSSPSNSSMSAVQHCMQEIHCLKQERIMEHITKAMRGLQDDTIRCTDHLVKIIESLGLTSNQELLKESLAVEMERIRAERNQNKGHSDQMNYIVDLISHIRDCMLKIERFEATSGVPIPPYFRCPLSLELMIDPVIVASGQTYERVFIQKWLDHGLNICPKTRQTLAHTNLIPNYTVKAMIENWCEENNLRLPSYSVHSNIVSVLSPLDHVSAQDLIRTDSFRSLRGSNSTSRSSVDVGNGFQKLKIDVSSRLTEKSNHRSPEQSYIHSRSESASSAISSVEYMLPASKELSRRCSKNEKSSELSGEIISECPAASPSSKEPGCSPWLSGKYFNSSKPKVEVVGSGQNNYNIMHSLSRSESGSDEVTTTPYVKKLIEDLNSTSNEIQASAAAELRLLAKHNMENRMIIGNCGAIPPLVSLLYSEAQLTQEHAVTALLNLSINDENKAMIAEAGAIEPLIHVLKSGNGGAKENSAAALFSLSVLEEYKAKIGRSGAVKALVDLLGSGTLRGRKDAATALFNLSIFHENKARIIQAGAVKHLVDLMDPSTGMVDKAVALLANLSTVGEGRLAIAREGGIPSLVEVVESGSQRGKENAASILLQLCLHSPKFCTLVLQEGAVPPLVGLSQSGTPRAKEKAQQLLSHFRNQREGSTGKKKS, translated from the exons ATGGATGAAACATCTGAAAGATGTCTTATCAACAGTATATCCCGATTCATTCATCTTGTTTCTTGCCAGACAATAAAACTTAAACCTATTCAAAAAGATTACAAGACCATGGCTGGTGCATTAAAACTGTTGAAGCCACTTCTGGATGAAGTGGTTGATTACAAAATACCTTTAGATGAAGTCCTTAACAAAGAATGTGAAGAACTGGATATGGTTGTTAATGAGGCTCGGGAGTTCATGGAGAACTGGAGTCCAAAGATGAGCAAGATTTTTAGC GTTCTGCACAGTGAGCCCCTCATGATGAAAATCCAGAGCTCTTCAATTGAAATCTGTCACATATTATATAGACTGTTACAATCATCTCCATCCAATTCAAGTATGTCAGCTGTTCAG CACTGTATGCAGGAAATCCACTGCTTGAAGCAGGAAAGAATAATGGAGCATATAACAAAAGCTATGAGAGGTCTACAAGATGATACCATTCGTTGCACTGATCAtcttgtaaaaattattgaatcaCTTGGTTTGACATCGAACCAGGAACTATTGAAGGAAAGTTTGGCTGTGGAAATGGAGAGGATACGTGCTGAAAGGAATCAGAATAAAGGACATTCAGATCAAATGAATTACATAGTGGATCTCATCTCCCACATTCGTGATTGTATGCTGAAAATTGAGCGTTTTGAGGCAACAAGTGGGGTCCCAATCCCTCCCTACTTCCGCTGCCCTTTATCTTTGGAACTCATGATAGATCCTGTGATTGTGGCCTCTGGTCAAACGTATGAGAGGGTTTTCATCCAAAAATGGCTTGATCACGGGCTGAACATTTGCCCAAAGACCCGACAAACTTTGGCTCACACAAATCTCATTCCCAATTACACTGTCAAAGCTATGATAGAGAATTGGTGTGAGGAAAACAATCTAAGACTTCCCAGTTACTCTGTACATAGTAATATTGTTTCAGTCCTATCCCCATTGGATCATGTGTCTGCTCAAGATTTAATCCGCACAGACAGTTTTCGTTCATTACGTGGTAGTAATTCCACGTCAAGATCATCTGTTGATGTTGGAAATGGATTTCAGAAGCTGAAGATCGATGTCTCTTCCAGATTAACTGAAAAGTCTAACCACCGATCCCCCGAACAGTCATATATACACAGCAGAAGTGAATCAGCTTCAAGTGCTATTTCAAGTGTCGAATATATGCTTCCAGCATCAAAGGAGTTGTCAAGGAGATGCAGtaagaatgaaaaatcaagTGAGCTGTCAGGAGAAATCATATCTGAGTGCCCTGCCGCTTCACCTTCAAGTAAGGAACCAGGATGTTCTCCATGGTTATCAGGAAAATACTTCAACAGCTCTAAACCTAAAGTAGAAGTTGTTGGGAGTGGACAAAACAACTATAACATAATGCACTCTCTTTCACGTTCTGAATCAGGATCTGATGAAGTGACCACAACTCCTTATGTCAAGAAATTGATTGAAGACCTTAACAGCACATCAAATGAAATCCAAGCTTCCGCTGCAGCAGAGTTGCGGCTTCTTGCTAAGCACAACATGGAGAATCGCATGATTATAGGCAATTGTGGTGCTATCCCACCATTGGTTTCGCTGTTATACTCAGAAGCACAGCTAACCCAAGAACATGCTGTCACAGCCCTTCtgaatttatcaattaatgaCGAGAATAAGGCCATGATTGCAGAAGCAGGGGCAATAGAACCACTTATTCATGTATTAAAATCAGGCAATGGTGGGGCTAAAGAAAATTCAGCCGCAGCTCTGTTCAGCCTATCTGTCTTAGAAGAATACAAGGCAAAGATTGGCCGTTCTGGAGCAGTCAAGGCCTTGGTAGATCTTCTAGGCTCTGGGACTCTCCGAGGTAGAAAAGATGCTGCTACTGCTTTGTTTAACCTTTCAATCTTTCATGAAAACAAAGCTCGTATAATTCAAGCAGGGGCAGTGAAGCATCTTGTTGACTTGATGGATCCAAGCACTGGGATGGTTGACAAGGCTGTTGCTCTTCTTGCAAACCTATCGACAGTTGGAGAAGGGCGTTTGGCCATTGCACGGGAAGGTGGCATCCCATCTCTGGTTGAGGTAGTTGAATCAGGATCTCAGCGAGGAAAGGAAAATGCAGCTTCCATACTATTGCAGCTATGCCTTCATAGTCCCAAGTTTTGTACCCTCGTTTTGCAAGAAGGAGCTGTTCCTCCTCTTGTTGGCTTGTCACAGTCTGGCACTCCAAGAGCAAAGGAAAAG GCACAGCAACTTCTCAGTCACTTTCGGAACCAGAGAGAAGGGTCAACAGGGAAGAAGAAATCatga
- the LOC102613568 gene encoding rho-N domain-containing protein 1, chloroplastic isoform X2, with protein MGNFTVSLSSYGPSEGRCLPCMGVSGRAVAVSSCSSRGDFRILSQVKIGAVKYSSKGASFACRASSGSYRRNPDFSRQNRNGYRGRNRENEERDSIDDESELLSSRNGPILSLSNSPKFQATSTPGPREKEIVELFRKVQVQLRERAAAREDKKTESMQGQRKESETVDSLLKLLRKHSVEQGKRKSSSGSSNDFSLEQDEPNGSHIEDKSTSFFDSSSRARTESREPNVSSFTRPASNFRRRSPVTQFKYQPVYSSEETENSISRLDSSGKGKKSSLEIHTDPKRESESEPELETEPEASFADGEVYDEASDVESNVITDGSLYDEVLENEPNIVDDSVYGVSEEGESSDNDEDENKQEEIENGDLSALKLPELRALAKSRGVKGFSKMKKAVLLELLAGSSV; from the exons ATGGGAAACTTTACCGTGAGCTTATCAA GTTATGGGCCATCTGAAGGCAGATGTCTCCCATGTATGGGTGTTTCCGGAAGAGCAGTGGCTGTGTCTTCATGCTCTTCTCGTGGTGACTTCAGAATCCTATCCCAGGTCAAGATTGGAGCAGTGAAATACAGTTCTAAGGGAGCATCATTTGCATGTAGAGCTAGCTCTGGTAGTTATAGGAGAAATCCTGACTTCTCAAGGCAAAACAGAAATGGTTACCGAGGCAGGAACAGGGAAAATGAAGAGAGGGATAGCATTGATGATGAATCTGAACTGTTATCTTCCAGAAATGGGCCTATACTCTCCCTCTCCAATTCCCCAAAATTCCAAGCAACATCAACCCCAGGACCAAGAGAGAAGGAGATCGTTGAACTTTTCCGCAAGGTCCAAGTTCAGCTTCGAGAAAGAGCTGCAGCAAGAGAAGACAAGAAGACTGAATCCATGCAAGGACAACGTAAAGAGAGTGAAACTGTTGATTCTCTCCTTAAGCTGTTGAGGAAACACTCAGTTGAGCAAGGTAAAAGGAAAAGCAGCAGTGGCAGCAGCAACGATTTTAGTTTGGAGCAGGATGAACCAAATGGCTCACATATTGAAGATAAAAGCACAAGCTTCTTTGATTCAAGTAGTAGGGCCCGGACTGAGTCCCGAGAACCTAATGTGTCTTCTTTTACAAGACCGGCATCAAATTTCAGGCGCAGGTCTCCAGTCACTCAATTCAAATACCAGCCTGTTTATTCCAGTGAGGAAACTGAGAATTCTATCTCACGTTTAGATTCAAGTGGAAAGGGAAAGAAGAGTTCATTGGAGATACATACAGACCCTAAACGTGAGTCTGAATCAGAGCCAGAACTAGAAACAGAGCCTGAGGCCAGTTTTGCAGATGGAGAGGTGTATGATGAGGCATCAGATGTAGAATCCAATGTTATCACAGATGGCAGTTTGTATGACGAGGTATTGGAGAATGAGCCCAATATTGTAGACGATAGCGTGTATGGTGTGTCAGAGGAAGGTGAATCTTCGgataatgatgaagatgagAACAAGCAAGAGGAGATTGAAAACGGAGATTTGAGTGCATTGAAGCTCCCTGAACTAAGGGCACTTGCCAAGTCTCGGGGTGTGAAAGGgttttcaaaaatgaagaaagctGTACTACTCGAGTTGCTTGCCGGTAGCTCAGTCTGA
- the LOC102613083 gene encoding putative E3 ubiquitin-protein ligase XBAT34 isoform X2, whose product MGQSLNSMNQHQQRQSKDELLYQWVITGDVDAIRALRSQGASLEWMDKEGKTPLIVACMDSGLINVAKTLIELGANINAYRPAKRGLEPTVRLLLSCGANALVRNDDCHTALGVARIKGHINVVRAIESHICYFCGWLREFYGPSFLEALAPQLMSRKIWVVVIPCGTANPSQPLRFELVIYPSLQDVQPRAVIALWKAKIDEPKFHQPDPSLTIYDQATKIRYKFASANEGDKHQLQWLYNACRGTSQFLPSANNHQSAEAINANGWGNSANAESHNGWGAAARTEASCSGWMDEPKKEDYKGWGDEQAKEDYNGWGASNSEPVCGKREDGQTHNTPAPILQTSTRISGKEDYNGWGVPNFEPIFKQSQDVQTLANPAPFSQISNRNSSSASAAPSAPPIPEVESGEGPIRYPSVENSVADLHVPVLEDGVSASNVKDDGSSSSCVICWEAPVEGACVPCGHMAGCMSCLSEIKAKKGDCPVCRTKINQVIRLYTV is encoded by the exons ATGGGGCAAAGTCTGAATTCGATGAACCAACATCAACAACGACAATCCAAAGATGAGTTGCTCTATCAATGGGTCATCACCGGCGACGTGGACGCCATCAGAGCACTTCGCAGCCAAGGCGCTAGCCTCGAG TGGATGGACAAGGAAGGAAAGACCCCCTTAATCGTGGCTTGCATGGATTCTGGGTTAATAAATGTTGCTAAAACTCTCATTGAATTGGGTGCCAACATCAATGCTTACCGCCCCG CAAAAAGGGGATTGGAACCAACTGTTAGGTTACTTCTCTCTTGTGGAG CCAATGCTCTTGTGAGGAATGATGATTGTCACACTGCACTTGGTGTTGCAAGAATTAAGGGGCATATTAATGTTGTCCGTGCAATTGAG AGTCATATTTGCTATTTCTGTGGCTGGCTGCGGGAGTTTTATGGTCCAAGCTTTCTTGAAGCTTTAGCTCCTCAATTGATGTCAAGAAAAAT TTGGGTTGTTGTTATACCTTGCGGTACTGCTAATCCCTCACAGCCTCTTAGATTTGAGCTTGTCATATATCCTAGTTTGCAg GATGTCCAGCCTCGTGCAGTCATTGCCCTTTGGAAGGCCAAAATTGATGAACCCAAGTTTCATCAACCTGATCCTTCACTCACTATATATGACCAGGCTACAA AAATTCGATATAAGTTTGCATCTGCCAATGAGGGTGACAAACACCAGCTTCAGTGGTTATATAATGCATGCAGAGGAACTTCTCAG TTTTTGCCTTCCGCAAATAACCACCAGAGTGCTGAAGCAATTAATGCAAATGGTTGGGGAAATTCTGCAAATGCTGAGAGTCACAATGGTTGGGGAGCTGCTGCACGTACAGAGGCAAGCTGTAGTGGGTGGATGGatgaaccaaaaaaagaagactACAAAGGGTGGGGAGATGAACAAGCAAAAGAAGACTACAATGGGTGGGGTGCGTCCAATTCTGAGCCAGTTTGTGGAAAAAGAGAAGATGGCCAAACCCATAATACCCCTGCCCCTATTCTCCAAACAAGCACCAGAATTTCAGGAAAAGAAGACTACAATGGGTGGGGTGTGCCCAATTTTGAGCCAATTTTCAAACAAAGTCAAGATGTCCAAACCCTTGCAAACCCTGCCCCTTTTTCTCAAATAAGCAATAGAAATTCTTCATCAGCTTCTGCAGCTCCATCAGCTCCGCCCATTCCTGAGGTGGAATCCGGTGAAGGGCCAATCCGCTATCCATCGGTTGAAAACAGTGTGGCAGACTTGCATGTTCCTGTTTTAGAGGATGGAGTTTCTGCATCAAATGTAAAGGATGATGGCAGTTCTTCCTCATGTGTAATATGCTGGGAAGCTCCTGTAGAAGGTGCGTGCGTTCCATGCGGTCATATGGCTGGTTGCATGTCATGTTTAAGTGAGATTAAGGCCAAGAAAGGTGATTGTCCTGTTTGCAGAACCAAGATAAATCAGGTGATAAGACTCTATACTGTCTGA
- the LOC102613568 gene encoding rho-N domain-containing protein 1, chloroplastic isoform X1, which translates to MSQAVHLTAKSPPGYGPSEGRCLPCMGVSGRAVAVSSCSSRGDFRILSQVKIGAVKYSSKGASFACRASSGSYRRNPDFSRQNRNGYRGRNRENEERDSIDDESELLSSRNGPILSLSNSPKFQATSTPGPREKEIVELFRKVQVQLRERAAAREDKKTESMQGQRKESETVDSLLKLLRKHSVEQGKRKSSSGSSNDFSLEQDEPNGSHIEDKSTSFFDSSSRARTESREPNVSSFTRPASNFRRRSPVTQFKYQPVYSSEETENSISRLDSSGKGKKSSLEIHTDPKRESESEPELETEPEASFADGEVYDEASDVESNVITDGSLYDEVLENEPNIVDDSVYGVSEEGESSDNDEDENKQEEIENGDLSALKLPELRALAKSRGVKGFSKMKKAVLLELLAGSSV; encoded by the coding sequence GTTATGGGCCATCTGAAGGCAGATGTCTCCCATGTATGGGTGTTTCCGGAAGAGCAGTGGCTGTGTCTTCATGCTCTTCTCGTGGTGACTTCAGAATCCTATCCCAGGTCAAGATTGGAGCAGTGAAATACAGTTCTAAGGGAGCATCATTTGCATGTAGAGCTAGCTCTGGTAGTTATAGGAGAAATCCTGACTTCTCAAGGCAAAACAGAAATGGTTACCGAGGCAGGAACAGGGAAAATGAAGAGAGGGATAGCATTGATGATGAATCTGAACTGTTATCTTCCAGAAATGGGCCTATACTCTCCCTCTCCAATTCCCCAAAATTCCAAGCAACATCAACCCCAGGACCAAGAGAGAAGGAGATCGTTGAACTTTTCCGCAAGGTCCAAGTTCAGCTTCGAGAAAGAGCTGCAGCAAGAGAAGACAAGAAGACTGAATCCATGCAAGGACAACGTAAAGAGAGTGAAACTGTTGATTCTCTCCTTAAGCTGTTGAGGAAACACTCAGTTGAGCAAGGTAAAAGGAAAAGCAGCAGTGGCAGCAGCAACGATTTTAGTTTGGAGCAGGATGAACCAAATGGCTCACATATTGAAGATAAAAGCACAAGCTTCTTTGATTCAAGTAGTAGGGCCCGGACTGAGTCCCGAGAACCTAATGTGTCTTCTTTTACAAGACCGGCATCAAATTTCAGGCGCAGGTCTCCAGTCACTCAATTCAAATACCAGCCTGTTTATTCCAGTGAGGAAACTGAGAATTCTATCTCACGTTTAGATTCAAGTGGAAAGGGAAAGAAGAGTTCATTGGAGATACATACAGACCCTAAACGTGAGTCTGAATCAGAGCCAGAACTAGAAACAGAGCCTGAGGCCAGTTTTGCAGATGGAGAGGTGTATGATGAGGCATCAGATGTAGAATCCAATGTTATCACAGATGGCAGTTTGTATGACGAGGTATTGGAGAATGAGCCCAATATTGTAGACGATAGCGTGTATGGTGTGTCAGAGGAAGGTGAATCTTCGgataatgatgaagatgagAACAAGCAAGAGGAGATTGAAAACGGAGATTTGAGTGCATTGAAGCTCCCTGAACTAAGGGCACTTGCCAAGTCTCGGGGTGTGAAAGGgttttcaaaaatgaagaaagctGTACTACTCGAGTTGCTTGCCGGTAGCTCAGTCTGA
- the LOC102612575 gene encoding U-box domain-containing protein 3 isoform X2, producing the protein MDETSERCLINSISRFIHLVSCQTIKLKPIQKDYKTMAGALKLLKPLLDEVVDYKIPLDEVLNKECEELDMVVNEAREFMENWSPKMSKIFSVLHSEPLMMKIQSSSIEICHILYRLLQSSPSNSSMSAVQEIHCLKQERIMEHITKAMRGLQDDTIRCTDHLVKIIESLGLTSNQELLKESLAVEMERIRAERNQNKGHSDQMNYIVDLISHIRDCMLKIERFEATSGVPIPPYFRCPLSLELMIDPVIVASGQTYERVFIQKWLDHGLNICPKTRQTLAHTNLIPNYTVKAMIENWCEENNLRLPSYSVHSNIVSVLSPLDHVSAQDLIRTDSFRSLRGSNSTSRSSVDVGNGFQKLKIDVSSRLTEKSNHRSPEQSYIHSRSESASSAISSVEYMLPASKELSRRCSKNEKSSELSGEIISECPAASPSSKEPGCSPWLSGKYFNSSKPKVEVVGSGQNNYNIMHSLSRSESGSDEVTTTPYVKKLIEDLNSTSNEIQASAAAELRLLAKHNMENRMIIGNCGAIPPLVSLLYSEAQLTQEHAVTALLNLSINDENKAMIAEAGAIEPLIHVLKSGNGGAKENSAAALFSLSVLEEYKAKIGRSGAVKALVDLLGSGTLRGRKDAATALFNLSIFHENKARIIQAGAVKHLVDLMDPSTGMVDKAVALLANLSTVGEGRLAIAREGGIPSLVEVVESGSQRGKENAASILLQLCLHSPKFCTLVLQEGAVPPLVGLSQSGTPRAKEKAQQLLSHFRNQREGSTGKKKS; encoded by the exons ATGGATGAAACATCTGAAAGATGTCTTATCAACAGTATATCCCGATTCATTCATCTTGTTTCTTGCCAGACAATAAAACTTAAACCTATTCAAAAAGATTACAAGACCATGGCTGGTGCATTAAAACTGTTGAAGCCACTTCTGGATGAAGTGGTTGATTACAAAATACCTTTAGATGAAGTCCTTAACAAAGAATGTGAAGAACTGGATATGGTTGTTAATGAGGCTCGGGAGTTCATGGAGAACTGGAGTCCAAAGATGAGCAAGATTTTTAGC GTTCTGCACAGTGAGCCCCTCATGATGAAAATCCAGAGCTCTTCAATTGAAATCTGTCACATATTATATAGACTGTTACAATCATCTCCATCCAATTCAAGTATGTCAGCTGTTCAG GAAATCCACTGCTTGAAGCAGGAAAGAATAATGGAGCATATAACAAAAGCTATGAGAGGTCTACAAGATGATACCATTCGTTGCACTGATCAtcttgtaaaaattattgaatcaCTTGGTTTGACATCGAACCAGGAACTATTGAAGGAAAGTTTGGCTGTGGAAATGGAGAGGATACGTGCTGAAAGGAATCAGAATAAAGGACATTCAGATCAAATGAATTACATAGTGGATCTCATCTCCCACATTCGTGATTGTATGCTGAAAATTGAGCGTTTTGAGGCAACAAGTGGGGTCCCAATCCCTCCCTACTTCCGCTGCCCTTTATCTTTGGAACTCATGATAGATCCTGTGATTGTGGCCTCTGGTCAAACGTATGAGAGGGTTTTCATCCAAAAATGGCTTGATCACGGGCTGAACATTTGCCCAAAGACCCGACAAACTTTGGCTCACACAAATCTCATTCCCAATTACACTGTCAAAGCTATGATAGAGAATTGGTGTGAGGAAAACAATCTAAGACTTCCCAGTTACTCTGTACATAGTAATATTGTTTCAGTCCTATCCCCATTGGATCATGTGTCTGCTCAAGATTTAATCCGCACAGACAGTTTTCGTTCATTACGTGGTAGTAATTCCACGTCAAGATCATCTGTTGATGTTGGAAATGGATTTCAGAAGCTGAAGATCGATGTCTCTTCCAGATTAACTGAAAAGTCTAACCACCGATCCCCCGAACAGTCATATATACACAGCAGAAGTGAATCAGCTTCAAGTGCTATTTCAAGTGTCGAATATATGCTTCCAGCATCAAAGGAGTTGTCAAGGAGATGCAGtaagaatgaaaaatcaagTGAGCTGTCAGGAGAAATCATATCTGAGTGCCCTGCCGCTTCACCTTCAAGTAAGGAACCAGGATGTTCTCCATGGTTATCAGGAAAATACTTCAACAGCTCTAAACCTAAAGTAGAAGTTGTTGGGAGTGGACAAAACAACTATAACATAATGCACTCTCTTTCACGTTCTGAATCAGGATCTGATGAAGTGACCACAACTCCTTATGTCAAGAAATTGATTGAAGACCTTAACAGCACATCAAATGAAATCCAAGCTTCCGCTGCAGCAGAGTTGCGGCTTCTTGCTAAGCACAACATGGAGAATCGCATGATTATAGGCAATTGTGGTGCTATCCCACCATTGGTTTCGCTGTTATACTCAGAAGCACAGCTAACCCAAGAACATGCTGTCACAGCCCTTCtgaatttatcaattaatgaCGAGAATAAGGCCATGATTGCAGAAGCAGGGGCAATAGAACCACTTATTCATGTATTAAAATCAGGCAATGGTGGGGCTAAAGAAAATTCAGCCGCAGCTCTGTTCAGCCTATCTGTCTTAGAAGAATACAAGGCAAAGATTGGCCGTTCTGGAGCAGTCAAGGCCTTGGTAGATCTTCTAGGCTCTGGGACTCTCCGAGGTAGAAAAGATGCTGCTACTGCTTTGTTTAACCTTTCAATCTTTCATGAAAACAAAGCTCGTATAATTCAAGCAGGGGCAGTGAAGCATCTTGTTGACTTGATGGATCCAAGCACTGGGATGGTTGACAAGGCTGTTGCTCTTCTTGCAAACCTATCGACAGTTGGAGAAGGGCGTTTGGCCATTGCACGGGAAGGTGGCATCCCATCTCTGGTTGAGGTAGTTGAATCAGGATCTCAGCGAGGAAAGGAAAATGCAGCTTCCATACTATTGCAGCTATGCCTTCATAGTCCCAAGTTTTGTACCCTCGTTTTGCAAGAAGGAGCTGTTCCTCCTCTTGTTGGCTTGTCACAGTCTGGCACTCCAAGAGCAAAGGAAAAG GCACAGCAACTTCTCAGTCACTTTCGGAACCAGAGAGAAGGGTCAACAGGGAAGAAGAAATCatga